One Purpureocillium takamizusanense chromosome 1, complete sequence genomic window carries:
- the BUB1 gene encoding Non-specific serine/threonine protein kinase (EggNog:ENOG503NVH0~COG:D): MRASTSISQSRNPIATTLGYRLAIHDTTRHDTTRHDIQGNAAGAGHEPREQPTMPATGDLIDFDVIEGHKENIQSLPGGRSAKKLADLYSPSPLHKLSTPTPSDTKNVNDCIRAEYEAEVQNISESDDPLDVFDRYVRWTLDAYPSAQATPQSQLHTLLERATKTFISSAQYKNDPRYLKLWVYYIQFFSDAPRETYMFLSRHGIGEGLALFYEEYAAWLEGADRWAQAGEVYKLGIEREARPVQRLLRKFKEFEERLAQQPDGADEPSSPALPTMRPALAAKMDPFGAASRPVDPQAPRQTNGIGGSGPSSKPAKSKLAIFSDADAKPAPLSSRSEGSKGWDTIGSLADRKKENTMEPKPWVGETLKAGGKKNTAAAKMAVFRDPSLSQINNIVVVPSKNQVTVHPQTGKKECIFVDLAAIYPTPEEQGTELSFEEIVAANRGWLDHTWDEETVDRSIVAEPDRALHDIDEISSDMVDKLVVRQDGPVYDENGAIIQPPPREPRAGKKKKLMEMNETQIIKAKLDSPSGPKLRKKQASEPTMTLHTKAATDDIYDIFNAPLKPVGHEEESADEDDYETDGDYTTDAESTGTTRHVDNAEDEASDAKSVSEWSEFSTRRHIPDIGAHANEGEEGEDDTHVSRPHDEGKPKEDYDQMDRVTSQEDADVETPDDEASPPRTRTVFVPVPPEDYDPPTRPYRDPVEAANNRLPFMTPITERTEVSLDVDADDDSRFKTPCKGDDASPAVREPLDLEPLSSPLRDAEFDEPPIPKIPASLKPKAAAPPFKTSAKPLMPKGPIIKEQQCNPVDELIRLEILDKIQPPLASYAGFHDHREEKYEHGGEIRKFAKALTRASRGSADKTTPVPEPVVIDLPGTRSVYTVKRELGAGAFAPVYLVENSAPHEQDDDENCVVAMGKGTFAVNHRGELEALKMEAPPSAWEFHMMRVAHTRLGPQHRASASLSYAHEMHLYRDEAFLFLPYHPDGTLLDVVNLFRAEPSGVMDEQLAMFFTIELLRTVESLHAKGVLHGDLKPDNCLLRLGSAAADQALATQWRADGGGGWSSRGVVLIDFGRSIDMKAFAPDVEFIADWKTSSQDCAEMREGRPWTWQIDYHGLAGIVHCLLFGKYIETARCDQGGLGRTGRKYRIRESLKRYWQTDLWADCFDVLLNPGSHLEAEDAGRMPVLRSMRAVRERIESWLEANCERGVGLRSLVGRLEANARSRK, encoded by the exons ATGCGCGCGTCAACATCTATCAGCCAGTCCCGTAACCCGATCGCGACGACCCTCGGCTATAGACTCGCCAtccacgacacgacacgacacgacacgacacgacacgacataCAAGGAAACGCCGCAGGAGCTGGTCACGAGCCAAGAGAGCAGCCCACCATGCCGGCCACGGGGGACCTCATCGACTTCGACGTGATTGAGGGCCACAAGGAAAACATCCAGTCCTTGCCCGGCGGCCGTTCCGCGAAGAAGCTCGCCGACCTCtactcgccctcgcccctgCACAagctgtcgacgccgacgccttcAGACACGAAGAACGTCAACGACTGCATCCGCGCAGAgtacgaggccgaggtgcagAACATCTCCGAGTCAGACGATCCCCTCGATGTGTTTGACCGGTACGTCCGATGGACGCTCGACGCGTACCCATCGGCGCAGGCAACGCCGCAGTCCCAGCTGCATACCCTGCTCGAGCGAGCGACCAAGACCTTCATCAGCTCAGCCCAGTACAAGAACGACCCGCGCTACCTGAAGCTCTGGGTCTACTACATCCAATTCTTCTCAGACGCGCCGCGTGAGACGTACATGTTCCTGTCTCGTCACGGCATCGGAGAGGGCCTCGCTTTGTTCTACGAAGAGTACGCCGCCtggctcgagggcgccgaccgGTGGGCGCAAGCGGGTGAGGTGTACAAACTGGGcatcgagcgcgaggcccgaCCAGtccagcggctgctgcgcaagTTCAAGGAGTTTGAGGAGAggctcgcccagcagcctgacggcgcggacgagcCGTCGTCACCCGCGCTGCCTACGATGCGACCAGCTCTAGCGGCCAAAATGGACCCCTTTGGGGCCGCTTCCCGGCCTGTCGATCCGCAAGCGCCACGGCAAACGAATGGGATCGGTGGGTCTGGGCCCTCGTCGAAGCCAGCCAAGTCGAAGCTGGCCATCTTTTCTGACGCCGACGCGAAGCCGGCTCCCCTTTCGTCGAGGAGTGAGGGCTCGAAAGGTTGGGACACCATCGGCTCCTTGGCCGACCGCAAGAAAGAAAACACGATGGAGCCAAAGCCATGGGTTGGAGAGACGCTCAAGGCTGGAGGGAAGAAGAACACGGCCGCGGCAAAGATGGCCGTGTTTAGGGATCCG TCTCTATCTCAAATAAACAACATCGTCGTTGTTCCTTCCAAGAATCAAGTGACGGTGCACCCGCAGACGGGCAAGAAGGAATGCATCTTTGTTGACCTTGCGGCCATCTACCCGACTCCGGAAGAGCAAGGCACGGAGCTGAGTTTCGAGGAGATTGTCGCCGCGAACCGGGGCTGGCTCGACCACACCTGGGATGAGGAGACGGTGGACCGCAGTATCGTGGCAGAGCCTGACCGTGCGCTACACGATATCGACGAAATCAGCAGCGACATGGTTGATAAGCTCGTGGTCCGGCAAGATGGCCCTGTCTATGACGAAAACGGAGCCATCAttcagccgccgcctcgtgaGCCCCGGGctgggaagaagaagaagcttATGGAGATGAACGAGACGCAAATTA TCAAGGCGAAACTCGACTCTCCTTCGGGGCCCAAGCTGCGCAAGAAGCAAGCCTCGGAGCCAACAATGACCCTCCACACGAAGGCAGCCACGGATGACATATATGATATTTTCAATGCGCCGCTCAAGCCGGTCGGCCATGAAGAGGAGAgcgctgacgaggacgactaCGAGACTGATGGGGATTACACAACTGACGCCGAGAGCACGGGCACCACGAGGCACGTTGACAacgccgaagacgaggcaTCTGATGCCAAGAGCGTGAGCGAATGGTCCGAGTTCTCAACTCGTAGACATATCCCGGACATTGGCGCCCACGCCAACGAGGGCGAAGAAGGAGAGGACGACACACACGTGTCCAGACCCCACGACGAAGGCAAGCCTAAGGAAGACTATGACCAAATGGACCGAGTCACATCTCAagaggacgccgacgtcgagacgCCTGACGACGAAGCGTCCCCTCCTCGAACCCGTACCGTCTTCGTCCCAGTTCCACCCGAAGATTATGATCCCCCCACGCGACCGTATAGGGAcccggtcgaggcggccaatAATCGACTACCGTTCATGACGCCGATCACAGAGAGGACAGAGGTGTCTCTGGACGtggatgccgacgacgattcgCGCTTCAAGACGCCGTGCAAAGGCGACGATGCTTCGCCCGCTGTGCGCGAACCCCTGGATCTGGAACCGCTCAGCAGCCCCTTGCGGGATGCTGAGTTTGACGAGCCTCCGATTCCCAAGATTCCCGCTTCTCTGAAGCCAAAAGCTGCGGCTCCGCCCTTCAAGACTTCAGCCAAACCTCTCATGCCCAAGGGCCCCATCATCAAAGAACAGCAGTGCAACCCCGTGGATGAATTGATCCGCCTGGAGATCTTGGACAAGATACAGCCGCCGCTAGCCTCGTACGCCGGTTTCCACGACCACCGTGAGGAAAAGTATGAGCACGGGGGCGAGATCCGTAAGTTCGCCAAAGCTCTGACAAGAGCTAGCAGAGGCAGTGCGGATAAGACCACCCCGGTCCCAGAGCCTGTCGTCATCGATCTGCCGGGCACGAGGAGCGTGTACACGGTCAAGCGGGAGTTGGGTGCAGGGGCGTTCGCACCAGTGTACCTGGTTGAGAACTCGGCGCCCCACGAacaagacgatgacgagaaTTGCGTTGTGGCCATGGGCAAGGGCACGTTTGCCGTGAATCAtcgcggcgagctcgaggccctcaagaTGGAGGCGCCCCCTTCGGCCTGGGAGTTCCATATGATGCGCGTGGCGCATACTCGCTTGGGCCCGCAGCATCGAGCCAGCGCCAGTCTCTCTTACGCACACGAGATGCATCTTTACCGCGACGAGGCCTTTCTCTTCCTGCCATATCATCCGGACGGTACCCTGTTGGACGTGGTCAACCTCTTCCGCGCGGAGCCCTCGGGCGTCAtggacgagcagctggccaTGTTCTTCACCATCGAGCTCCTGAGGACTGTGGAGTCTCTGCACGCCAAGGGCGTGCTCCACGGCGATCTGAAGCCCGACAActgcctgctgcggctgggctcggcggcggcggaccaaGCCCTGGCCACGCAGTGgagggcggacggcggcggcggctggtcgtcgaggggcgtcgtcctcatcgactTTGGCCGCAGCATCGACATGAAGGCGTTCGCGCCCGACGTGGAGTTCATCGCCGACTGGAAGACGTCGTCGCAGGACTGCGCCGAGatgcgcgagggccgccccTGGACGTGGCAGATTGACTACCACGGCCTCGCGGGCATCGTGCACTGCCTCCTCTTCGGCAAGTACATCGAGACGGCGCGCTGCGAccagggcggcctgggcAGGACGGGCCGCAAGTACAGGATCCGCGAGAGCCTCAAGCGCTACTGGCAGACGGACCTCTGGGCGGACTGCTTCGACGTGCTCCTCAACCCGGGGTcgcacctcgaggccgaggacgcgggcAGGATGCCCGTGCTCCGGTCCATGCGGGCCGTGCGCGAGCGCATAGAGTCGTGGCTCGAGGCCAACTGCGAGAGGGGCGTGGGCCTGCGCTCCCTCGTGGGCAGGCTCGAGGCGAATGCGAGGAGCCGCAAGTGA
- the BUB1 gene encoding Non-specific serine/threonine protein kinase (EggNog:ENOG503NVH0~COG:D), with the protein MGSVGLGPRRSQPSRSWPSFLTPTRSRLPFRRGVRARKVGTPSAPWPTARKKTRWSQSHGLERRSRLEGRRTRPRQRWPCLGIRTNFFYWHWRSRVFQSLSQINNIVVVPSKNQVTVHPQTGKKECIFVDLAAIYPTPEEQGTELSFEEIVAANRGWLDHTWDEETVDRSIVAEPDRALHDIDEISSDMVDKLVVRQDGPVYDENGAIIQPPPREPRAGKKKKLMEMNETQIIKAKLDSPSGPKLRKKQASEPTMTLHTKAATDDIYDIFNAPLKPVGHEEESADEDDYETDGDYTTDAESTGTTRHVDNAEDEASDAKSVSEWSEFSTRRHIPDIGAHANEGEEGEDDTHVSRPHDEGKPKEDYDQMDRVTSQEDADVETPDDEASPPRTRTVFVPVPPEDYDPPTRPYRDPVEAANNRLPFMTPITERTEVSLDVDADDDSRFKTPCKGDDASPAVREPLDLEPLSSPLRDAEFDEPPIPKIPASLKPKAAAPPFKTSAKPLMPKGPIIKEQQCNPVDELIRLEILDKIQPPLASYAGFHDHREEKYEHGGEIRKFAKALTRASRGSADKTTPVPEPVVIDLPGTRSVYTVKRELGAGAFAPVYLVENSAPHEQDDDENCVVAMGKGTFAVNHRGELEALKMEAPPSAWEFHMMRVAHTRLGPQHRASASLSYAHEMHLYRDEAFLFLPYHPDGTLLDVVNLFRAEPSGVMDEQLAMFFTIELLRTVESLHAKGVLHGDLKPDNCLLRLGSAAADQALATQWRADGGGGWSSRGVVLIDFGRSIDMKAFAPDVEFIADWKTSSQDCAEMREGRPWTWQIDYHGLAGIVHCLLFGKYIETARCDQGGLGRTGRKYRIRESLKRYWQTDLWADCFDVLLNPGSHLEAEDAGRMPVLRSMRAVRERIESWLEANCERGVGLRSLVGRLEANARSRK; encoded by the exons ATGGGATCGGTGGGTCTGGGCCCTCGTCGAAGCCAGCCAAGTCGAAGCTGGCCATCTTTTCTGACGCCGACGCGAAGCCGGCTCCCCTTTCGTCGAGGAGTGAGGGCTCGAAAGGTTGGGACACCATCGGCTCCTTGGCCGACCGCAAGAAAGAAAACACGATGGAGCCAAAGCCATGGGTTGGAGAGACGCTCAAGGCTGGAGGGAAGAAGAACACGGCCGCGGCAAAGATGGCCGTGTTTAGGGATCCG AACTAATTTCTTTTATTGGCATTGGCGTTCTCGTGTATTTCAGTCTCTATCTCAAATAAACAACATCGTCGTTGTTCCTTCCAAGAATCAAGTGACGGTGCACCCGCAGACGGGCAAGAAGGAATGCATCTTTGTTGACCTTGCGGCCATCTACCCGACTCCGGAAGAGCAAGGCACGGAGCTGAGTTTCGAGGAGATTGTCGCCGCGAACCGGGGCTGGCTCGACCACACCTGGGATGAGGAGACGGTGGACCGCAGTATCGTGGCAGAGCCTGACCGTGCGCTACACGATATCGACGAAATCAGCAGCGACATGGTTGATAAGCTCGTGGTCCGGCAAGATGGCCCTGTCTATGACGAAAACGGAGCCATCAttcagccgccgcctcgtgaGCCCCGGGctgggaagaagaagaagcttATGGAGATGAACGAGACGCAAATTA TCAAGGCGAAACTCGACTCTCCTTCGGGGCCCAAGCTGCGCAAGAAGCAAGCCTCGGAGCCAACAATGACCCTCCACACGAAGGCAGCCACGGATGACATATATGATATTTTCAATGCGCCGCTCAAGCCGGTCGGCCATGAAGAGGAGAgcgctgacgaggacgactaCGAGACTGATGGGGATTACACAACTGACGCCGAGAGCACGGGCACCACGAGGCACGTTGACAacgccgaagacgaggcaTCTGATGCCAAGAGCGTGAGCGAATGGTCCGAGTTCTCAACTCGTAGACATATCCCGGACATTGGCGCCCACGCCAACGAGGGCGAAGAAGGAGAGGACGACACACACGTGTCCAGACCCCACGACGAAGGCAAGCCTAAGGAAGACTATGACCAAATGGACCGAGTCACATCTCAagaggacgccgacgtcgagacgCCTGACGACGAAGCGTCCCCTCCTCGAACCCGTACCGTCTTCGTCCCAGTTCCACCCGAAGATTATGATCCCCCCACGCGACCGTATAGGGAcccggtcgaggcggccaatAATCGACTACCGTTCATGACGCCGATCACAGAGAGGACAGAGGTGTCTCTGGACGtggatgccgacgacgattcgCGCTTCAAGACGCCGTGCAAAGGCGACGATGCTTCGCCCGCTGTGCGCGAACCCCTGGATCTGGAACCGCTCAGCAGCCCCTTGCGGGATGCTGAGTTTGACGAGCCTCCGATTCCCAAGATTCCCGCTTCTCTGAAGCCAAAAGCTGCGGCTCCGCCCTTCAAGACTTCAGCCAAACCTCTCATGCCCAAGGGCCCCATCATCAAAGAACAGCAGTGCAACCCCGTGGATGAATTGATCCGCCTGGAGATCTTGGACAAGATACAGCCGCCGCTAGCCTCGTACGCCGGTTTCCACGACCACCGTGAGGAAAAGTATGAGCACGGGGGCGAGATCCGTAAGTTCGCCAAAGCTCTGACAAGAGCTAGCAGAGGCAGTGCGGATAAGACCACCCCGGTCCCAGAGCCTGTCGTCATCGATCTGCCGGGCACGAGGAGCGTGTACACGGTCAAGCGGGAGTTGGGTGCAGGGGCGTTCGCACCAGTGTACCTGGTTGAGAACTCGGCGCCCCACGAacaagacgatgacgagaaTTGCGTTGTGGCCATGGGCAAGGGCACGTTTGCCGTGAATCAtcgcggcgagctcgaggccctcaagaTGGAGGCGCCCCCTTCGGCCTGGGAGTTCCATATGATGCGCGTGGCGCATACTCGCTTGGGCCCGCAGCATCGAGCCAGCGCCAGTCTCTCTTACGCACACGAGATGCATCTTTACCGCGACGAGGCCTTTCTCTTCCTGCCATATCATCCGGACGGTACCCTGTTGGACGTGGTCAACCTCTTCCGCGCGGAGCCCTCGGGCGTCAtggacgagcagctggccaTGTTCTTCACCATCGAGCTCCTGAGGACTGTGGAGTCTCTGCACGCCAAGGGCGTGCTCCACGGCGATCTGAAGCCCGACAActgcctgctgcggctgggctcggcggcggcggaccaaGCCCTGGCCACGCAGTGgagggcggacggcggcggcggctggtcgtcgaggggcgtcgtcctcatcgactTTGGCCGCAGCATCGACATGAAGGCGTTCGCGCCCGACGTGGAGTTCATCGCCGACTGGAAGACGTCGTCGCAGGACTGCGCCGAGatgcgcgagggccgccccTGGACGTGGCAGATTGACTACCACGGCCTCGCGGGCATCGTGCACTGCCTCCTCTTCGGCAAGTACATCGAGACGGCGCGCTGCGAccagggcggcctgggcAGGACGGGCCGCAAGTACAGGATCCGCGAGAGCCTCAAGCGCTACTGGCAGACGGACCTCTGGGCGGACTGCTTCGACGTGCTCCTCAACCCGGGGTcgcacctcgaggccgaggacgcgggcAGGATGCCCGTGCTCCGGTCCATGCGGGCCGTGCGCGAGCGCATAGAGTCGTGGCTCGAGGCCAACTGCGAGAGGGGCGTGGGCCTGCGCTCCCTCGTGGGCAGGCTCGAGGCGAATGCGAGGAGCCGCAAGTGA
- the APN1 gene encoding DNA-(apurinic or apyrimidinic site) lyase (EggNog:ENOG503NTXB~BUSCO:EOG09262XMN~COG:L), with protein MARSSPRKKPTVNYNEGEAPKPLARAVAKVKSLAAKATHKRKAAAEEADDGEVNGHSNGTPAAPAPKKRRTAKASKDEQGGMPLAERTAVASLKKAMYIGAHVSAAGGVQNSIPNAVHIGANAFALFLKSQRKWDNPAMTDEARDLFLHNCKEHGYDAGAHALPHGSYLVNLAQPDAAKADQAYASFVDDLRRCEQLGVRLYNFHPGSTLGDARPAAVARIAAQLNKAHRETSSVVTVLENMAGGGNVIGATWEDLRDVIALVDDKDRVGVCIDTCHAFAAGHDLRTPEAFDKTMDAFNDVVGAKYLKAFHLNDSKAPFNSNRDLHANIGTGFLGLRAFHSIMNHDAFRGLPMVLETPIDRKGPDGKSVEDKQVWADEIKLLESLIGMDPDGDEFLATAKRLQAEGVGERSKIQDQVDKKVAKVAKKAGGGGAGAGSKAKAKPKGKRKSKTETSDDETD; from the exons ATGGCCCGTTCGTCACCACGAAAGAAGCCTACAGTCAACTACAACGAGGGCGAAGCTCCCAAGCCGCTCGCCAGAGCCGTGGCAAAGGTCAAGAGCCTGGCTGCCAAGGCTACGCacaagcgcaaggccgccgcggaagaagcagacgacggcgaggtcaacGGCCACAGCAACGGCAcacccgccgcgccagcccccAAGAAGCGCaggacggccaaggccagcaaggacgagcagggcggGATGCCTCTCGCCGAGCGGACCGCCGTGGCGTCGCTGAAGAAGGCCATGTACATTGGTGCTCATGTGAGCGCCGCCGGAG GTGTCCAAAACTCCATCCCCAACGCCGTCCACATCGGCGCCAACGCcttcgccctcttcctcAAGTCGCAGCGCAAGTGGGACAACCCGGCCAtgaccgacgaggcgcgcgaccTCTTCCTGCACAACTGCAAGGAGCACGGCtacgacgccggcgcccacgcGCTCCCCCACGGCTCCTACCTCGTCAACCTGGCGCAGCCCGACGCCGCAAAGGCCGACCAGGCGTACGCGagcttcgtcgacgacctgcgccgctgcgagcagctcggcgtgCGCCTGTACAACTTCCACCCGGGGTCCACGCTTGGTGAcgcgaggcccgccgccgtggcccgcatcgccgcccagctcaaCAAGGCGCACCGcgagacgagcagcgtcgtcACCGTGCTGGAGaacatggcgggcgggggcaACGTCATCGGAGCCACGTGGGAGGACCTGCGGGacgtcatcgccctcgtcgacgacaaggatCGCGTCGGTGTCTGCATAGACACGTGCCACGCCTTCGCCGCGGGCCACGACCTGCGCACGCCCGAGGCCTTTGACAAGACGATGGACGCCTTCAACGACGTTGTCGGCGCCAAATATCTCAAGGCCTTTCACC TCAACGATAGCAAGGCGCCCTTCAACTCCAACCGCGATCTGCACGCCAACATCGGCACCGGCTTCCTCGGGCTGCGCGCCTTCCACAGCATCATGAACCACGACGCCTTCCGCGGCCTGCCCATGGTGCTCGAGACGCCCATCGACCGTAAGGGACCCGACGGCAAGTCGGTCGAGGACAAGCAGGTCTGGGCCGACGAGATcaagctgctcgagagcCTCATCGGCATGGAcccggacggcgacgagttcctcgccacggccaagaggctgcaggccgagggcgtgggcgagcgcAGTAAGATCCAGGACCAGGTGGACAAGAAGGTCGCCAAGGTCGCGAAGAAGGCcgggggtggtggcgccggcgccgggagcaaggccaaggccaagcccaagggcaAGAGGAAGTCGAAGACGGAAACGTCAGACGACGAGACCGACTGA
- the APN1 gene encoding DNA-(apurinic or apyrimidinic site) lyase (EggNog:ENOG503NTXB~BUSCO:EOG09262XMN~COG:L) translates to MTDEARDLFLHNCKEHGYDAGAHALPHGSYLVNLAQPDAAKADQAYASFVDDLRRCEQLGVRLYNFHPGSTLGDARPAAVARIAAQLNKAHRETSSVVTVLENMAGGGNVIGATWEDLRDVIALVDDKDRVGVCIDTCHAFAAGHDLRTPEAFDKTMDAFNDVVGAKYLKAFHLNDSKAPFNSNRDLHANIGTGFLGLRAFHSIMNHDAFRGLPMVLETPIDRKGPDGKSVEDKQVWADEIKLLESLIGMDPDGDEFLATAKRLQAEGVGERSKIQDQVDKKVAKVAKKAGGGGAGAGSKAKAKPKGKRKSKTETSDDETD, encoded by the exons AtgaccgacgaggcgcgcgaccTCTTCCTGCACAACTGCAAGGAGCACGGCtacgacgccggcgcccacgcGCTCCCCCACGGCTCCTACCTCGTCAACCTGGCGCAGCCCGACGCCGCAAAGGCCGACCAGGCGTACGCGagcttcgtcgacgacctgcgccgctgcgagcagctcggcgtgCGCCTGTACAACTTCCACCCGGGGTCCACGCTTGGTGAcgcgaggcccgccgccgtggcccgcatcgccgcccagctcaaCAAGGCGCACCGcgagacgagcagcgtcgtcACCGTGCTGGAGaacatggcgggcgggggcaACGTCATCGGAGCCACGTGGGAGGACCTGCGGGacgtcatcgccctcgtcgacgacaaggatCGCGTCGGTGTCTGCATAGACACGTGCCACGCCTTCGCCGCGGGCCACGACCTGCGCACGCCCGAGGCCTTTGACAAGACGATGGACGCCTTCAACGACGTTGTCGGCGCCAAATATCTCAAGGCCTTTCACC TCAACGATAGCAAGGCGCCCTTCAACTCCAACCGCGATCTGCACGCCAACATCGGCACCGGCTTCCTCGGGCTGCGCGCCTTCCACAGCATCATGAACCACGACGCCTTCCGCGGCCTGCCCATGGTGCTCGAGACGCCCATCGACCGTAAGGGACCCGACGGCAAGTCGGTCGAGGACAAGCAGGTCTGGGCCGACGAGATcaagctgctcgagagcCTCATCGGCATGGAcccggacggcgacgagttcctcgccacggccaagaggctgcaggccgagggcgtgggcgagcgcAGTAAGATCCAGGACCAGGTGGACAAGAAGGTCGCCAAGGTCGCGAAGAAGGCcgggggtggtggcgccggcgccgggagcaaggccaaggccaagcccaagggcaAGAGGAAGTCGAAGACGGAAACGTCAGACGACGAGACCGACTGA
- the APN1 gene encoding DNA-(apurinic or apyrimidinic site) lyase (EggNog:ENOG503NTXB~COG:L) translates to MARSSPRKKPTVNYNEGEAPKPLARAVAKVKSLAAKATHKRKAAAEEADDGEVNGHSNGTPAAPAPKKRRTAKASKDEQGGMPLAERTAVASLKKAMYIGAHVSAAGGVQNSIPNAVHIGANAFALFLKSQRKWDNPAMTDEARDLFLHNCKEHGYDAGAHALPHGSYLVNLAQPDAAKADQAYASFVDDLRRCEQLGVRLYNFHPGSTLGDARPAAVARIAAQLNKAHRETSSVVTVLENMAGGGNVIGATWEDLRDVIALVDDKDRVGVCIDTCHAFAAGHDLRTPEAFDKTMDAFNDVVGAKYLKAFHRTLTTCLQAKSNPPPPPYPRPLRPVSVCSRS, encoded by the exons ATGGCCCGTTCGTCACCACGAAAGAAGCCTACAGTCAACTACAACGAGGGCGAAGCTCCCAAGCCGCTCGCCAGAGCCGTGGCAAAGGTCAAGAGCCTGGCTGCCAAGGCTACGCacaagcgcaaggccgccgcggaagaagcagacgacggcgaggtcaacGGCCACAGCAACGGCAcacccgccgcgccagcccccAAGAAGCGCaggacggccaaggccagcaaggacgagcagggcggGATGCCTCTCGCCGAGCGGACCGCCGTGGCGTCGCTGAAGAAGGCCATGTACATTGGTGCTCATGTGAGCGCCGCCGGAG GTGTCCAAAACTCCATCCCCAACGCCGTCCACATCGGCGCCAACGCcttcgccctcttcctcAAGTCGCAGCGCAAGTGGGACAACCCGGCCAtgaccgacgaggcgcgcgaccTCTTCCTGCACAACTGCAAGGAGCACGGCtacgacgccggcgcccacgcGCTCCCCCACGGCTCCTACCTCGTCAACCTGGCGCAGCCCGACGCCGCAAAGGCCGACCAGGCGTACGCGagcttcgtcgacgacctgcgccgctgcgagcagctcggcgtgCGCCTGTACAACTTCCACCCGGGGTCCACGCTTGGTGAcgcgaggcccgccgccgtggcccgcatcgccgcccagctcaaCAAGGCGCACCGcgagacgagcagcgtcgtcACCGTGCTGGAGaacatggcgggcgggggcaACGTCATCGGAGCCACGTGGGAGGACCTGCGGGacgtcatcgccctcgtcgacgacaaggatCGCGTCGGTGTCTGCATAGACACGTGCCACGCCTTCGCCGCGGGCCACGACCTGCGCACGCCCGAGGCCTTTGACAAGACGATGGACGCCTTCAACGACGTTGTCGGCGCCAAATATCTCAAGGCCTTTCACCGTACGTTGACCACATGCCTCCAAGCTAAATCaaaccccccaccccctccctACCCACGCCCCTTAAGACCCGTCTCCGTCTGTTCACGTAGCTGA